The stretch of DNA TTGAACAGGAAATTAATGAATGATACATATCAGTTTCAAAGCAAAATCACGCCGCCGGCGTGATTTTTTTAGGTAGCGCACCGAAGGTGCACCGAGGGCGTAAATGCGTGATTCTCGCTATAATAGATTGCCAAAGTTCCGCTTTTATGTTATGATTATATCAACAGAAAAGCACTAAAACAGGATGGTGATCGTATGGATAAAGTAAAAACCGGTGCTCTGATCAGAGAAGCACGTACAAAGAAAAACTTAACTCAGTGTGAGCTTGGTGACCTCATAGGTGTTACCAACAAGGCAGTTTCCAGATGGGAAAACGGAGAAAGTTTTCCGGACGTCGGTGTTATTGAAAAGCTGTCGGAAGTGCTTGATATACACATACAGGATATCGTAACCGGCGGTGAAAAAATCAATGATTACAAGGAAGAAAAAATGGAAAATGTTTTCATAGATATTATCCATTCCATGAAACAGGATCGTCGTAAAATGTTCTTCAGTATTACATCGATAACAGTGCTGACATTCTTACTTATGGCAGGAACACGAAAGGATTATAATTATTCGAATATTCATGACAGACTCGGTGCAAACTCATGGATCGAATTTCCTGTACGGCTGATGATATTTTTCCTGATTATGATGATATGCGGCAAATTCATACTGAGATCTTTACCGGATACCAGACATAAGATATTTGAGAAAAGAAATAATCTCCAGCTCCCAGCATTGGCTGCAGGTCTAATCATAATTCCTGCGATCATTTTACTGTCAATTCATTTCTCATCTGCAATTCCCGAAAAACCTGCTTTTTATTTCAGAATCGCAGCTATATTGCCATTTTTCATTTCTTACACAAGTTTTATAAATGAACTGTCAACAGATGATTTCAGTCTGTACAAACTTGTTTTGGCATCTTCGACAATGTTTCTTGTTGTCGGATACAAAAGCGATTGTTCCTATATAATATCAAAGGAAATCTTTTTCCGGAATATTATTCTGATCCCGATTTTGATCTTGGCGGAAACAGTATTAATGATACTGTTCATCCGCAGAAGAATATACCGTTAGATCTGATACAAAAAGCACGCCGGCGGCGTGCTTTTTTTCTATAGCGCACCTTTAGGTGCACCGTTTCTGATTAGAATTTCACTTCTGCTTTGAATTCATTGTCCGTACATGAAATATTCAGTCTGAAGCCGTTAAGTGCTGCTGCACGTTCGGCGATGGAAAGGCCGAGGCCGCTGCCGCCAAGATTGCTTCTGGAC from Ruminococcus sp. HUN007 encodes:
- a CDS encoding helix-turn-helix transcriptional regulator, whose translation is MDKVKTGALIREARTKKNLTQCELGDLIGVTNKAVSRWENGESFPDVGVIEKLSEVLDIHIQDIVTGGEKINDYKEEKMENVFIDIIHSMKQDRRKMFFSITSITVLTFLLMAGTRKDYNYSNIHDRLGANSWIEFPVRLMIFFLIMMICGKFILRSLPDTRHKIFEKRNNLQLPALAAGLIIIPAIILLSIHFSSAIPEKPAFYFRIAAILPFFISYTSFINELSTDDFSLYKLVLASSTMFLVVGYKSDCSYIISKEIFFRNIILIPILILAETVLMILFIRRRIYR